A window from Kribbella jejuensis encodes these proteins:
- a CDS encoding carbohydrate ABC transporter permease: MTATAPPVAPPTGRTEASRAGSSGAGRSGAVAWMVLPALLLFVVFGVIPLVGVLVLSFTQWDGLGAIHAAGLTNWKSVLTDSQLPHSILVTFEIMILSWAVQTPMSLLLGTFLAGRQRYRAFLAVLYFIPLLLSSAAIAITYKALLDPNFGLGPGLKLGFLTQDWLGKNTLAIGVVIFIVSWQFIPFHSLIYQGGVRQIPTTMYEAASIDGAGRVRQFFSITVPQLKYTIITSSTLMVVGSLTFFDLIFVLTAGGPGDATRVLALDMYKRGFMSNQMGPASVIATLIVLLGLALALILRRLGGSTTASQQEGA, from the coding sequence GTGACAGCTACCGCTCCGCCCGTCGCGCCGCCGACCGGCCGCACCGAAGCGTCCCGCGCCGGCTCCTCGGGCGCCGGGCGGAGCGGTGCGGTCGCCTGGATGGTGCTGCCCGCGCTGTTGCTGTTCGTCGTGTTCGGCGTCATCCCGCTGGTCGGCGTACTCGTGCTGAGCTTCACCCAGTGGGACGGGCTCGGCGCGATCCACGCCGCCGGGCTGACCAACTGGAAGTCGGTACTGACCGACTCACAACTCCCGCACAGCATCCTGGTGACCTTCGAGATCATGATTCTCTCGTGGGCCGTGCAGACCCCGATGAGCCTGCTGCTCGGCACCTTCCTCGCCGGGCGGCAGCGGTACCGCGCCTTCCTCGCGGTGCTGTACTTCATCCCGCTGCTGCTCAGCTCGGCGGCCATCGCGATCACCTACAAGGCCCTGCTCGACCCGAACTTCGGGCTCGGGCCGGGCCTGAAACTCGGGTTCCTCACCCAGGACTGGCTCGGCAAGAACACCCTCGCGATCGGTGTGGTGATCTTCATCGTGTCCTGGCAGTTCATCCCGTTCCACTCGCTGATCTACCAAGGCGGTGTCCGGCAGATCCCGACCACGATGTACGAGGCGGCCTCGATCGACGGCGCCGGCCGGGTCCGGCAGTTCTTCAGCATCACGGTGCCGCAGCTGAAGTACACGATCATCACCTCGTCGACGCTGATGGTGGTCGGTTCGCTGACGTTCTTCGACCTGATCTTCGTGCTCACCGCCGGCGGTCCCGGTGACGCGACCCGGGTGCTCGCGCTGGACATGTACAAGCGCGGCTTCATGTCCAACCAGATGGGTCCGGCGAGTGTGATCGCGACCCTGATCGTCCTGCTCGGCCTCGCGCTCGCACTGATCCTGCGGCGCCTCGGCGGCAGTACGACGGCCAGCCAGCAGGAAGGTGCGTGA
- a CDS encoding carbohydrate ABC transporter permease, translating to MQARKLTQLNWFGGLAGWIWLAIVLIPLYWIVVTSFKDQSAYFTQNPFALPSAPTANNYKLVIQSDFPRYFLNSVIVTAGTIIPAVAISFMAAYAIIRGAGSRFLAGVNGLFLMGLAIPLQATIIPVYLLIIRMRLYDSLLALILPSIAFSIPLSVLVLANFIRDVPKELFESMRVDGATEWGMMRKLALPLTRPALVTVSIYNGLGVWNGFLLPLILTQSPDKRTLPLALWTFQGQYSVNVPAVLASVVLTTLPIVILYAVGRRQLLSGLTAGFSR from the coding sequence ATGCAGGCTCGCAAGCTCACGCAACTGAACTGGTTCGGTGGCCTGGCCGGCTGGATCTGGCTGGCGATCGTCCTGATCCCGCTGTACTGGATCGTGGTCACCAGCTTCAAGGACCAGAGCGCGTACTTCACCCAGAACCCGTTCGCGCTGCCGTCCGCGCCGACCGCGAACAACTACAAGCTGGTCATCCAGTCCGACTTCCCGCGGTACTTCCTGAACAGCGTGATCGTCACCGCGGGCACGATCATCCCGGCGGTCGCGATCTCGTTCATGGCGGCGTACGCGATCATCCGCGGCGCCGGCAGCAGGTTCCTTGCCGGGGTCAACGGCCTGTTCCTGATGGGGCTGGCGATCCCGCTGCAGGCCACGATCATCCCGGTCTACCTGCTGATCATCCGGATGCGGCTGTACGACAGCCTGCTGGCGCTGATCCTGCCGTCGATCGCGTTCTCGATCCCGCTGTCCGTCCTTGTCCTCGCGAACTTCATCCGCGACGTACCGAAGGAACTCTTCGAGTCGATGCGCGTCGACGGGGCGACCGAGTGGGGCATGATGCGCAAGCTCGCGCTGCCCTTGACCCGGCCCGCACTCGTCACGGTCAGCATCTACAACGGCCTGGGCGTGTGGAACGGGTTCCTGCTGCCGCTGATCCTCACGCAGAGCCCTGACAAGCGCACCCTTCCGCTGGCGCTGTGGACGTTCCAGGGTCAGTACAGCGTCAACGTGCCGGCGGTGCTCGCCTCGGTCGTCCTCACCACGCTACCGATCGTCATCCTGTACGCCGTGGGTCGCCGGCAACTGCTCAGCGGTCTCACCGCGGGCTTCAGCCGCTAG